A genome region from Bradyrhizobium sp. WSM1417 includes the following:
- the nusA gene encoding transcription termination factor NusA — MAVSANRLELLQIADAVAREKSIDRGIVIAAMEDAIAKAARARYGSETDVHAEIDPKKGELRLSRHMLVVETVENHSNQISLVDAQRANPGAQVGDTIADTLPPLEYGRIAAQSAKQVIVQKVREAERDRQYMEFKDRIGDIVNGVVKRVEYGSVIVDLGRGEAIIRRDEMLPREVFRNGDRVRAYIFDVRRETRGPQIFLSRTHPQFMAKLFAQEVPEIYDGIVEIKAVARDPGSRAKIGVISRDSSVDPVGACVGMRGSRVQAVVNELQGEKIDIIPWSPDIATFVVNALAPAEVSKVVIDEDRERIEVVVPDTNNQLSLAIGRRGQNVRLASQLTGWDIDILTEQEESERRQADFENSTRVFMESLNVDEVVGQLLASEGFTSVEELAMVDVKELAGIEGFDEETAQELQNRAREYLEQLEAELEARRKELGVEDAVKDVPGVTSKMLVKFGENDIKSVDDLAGCATDDLVGWTERKEGGEQTKYPGALDGLEISRDDAEAMIMQARVKAGWITEADLAKPAEEAEATEDQPA, encoded by the coding sequence ATGGCAGTCAGCGCCAATCGACTTGAATTGCTTCAGATCGCCGACGCCGTTGCGCGCGAGAAATCGATCGACCGCGGCATCGTCATCGCGGCGATGGAGGATGCCATCGCCAAGGCGGCGCGGGCCCGTTACGGCAGCGAGACCGACGTTCACGCCGAGATCGACCCGAAGAAGGGCGAGCTTCGGCTGTCGCGCCACATGCTGGTGGTCGAGACGGTCGAAAACCATTCCAACCAGATCTCGCTGGTGGATGCGCAGCGCGCCAATCCCGGTGCCCAGGTCGGCGACACCATCGCCGACACCCTGCCGCCGCTTGAATATGGCCGCATCGCCGCGCAATCCGCCAAGCAGGTGATCGTGCAGAAGGTGCGCGAGGCCGAGCGCGACCGGCAATATATGGAATTCAAGGACCGCATCGGCGACATCGTCAACGGCGTCGTCAAGCGCGTCGAATATGGCAGCGTGATCGTCGATCTCGGCCGCGGCGAGGCCATCATCCGTCGCGACGAGATGCTGCCGCGCGAAGTGTTCCGCAACGGCGACCGCGTCCGCGCCTACATCTTCGACGTCCGCCGCGAGACCCGCGGCCCGCAGATCTTCCTCTCCCGCACCCATCCGCAGTTCATGGCAAAGCTGTTCGCGCAGGAAGTGCCCGAGATCTATGACGGCATCGTCGAGATCAAGGCGGTCGCCCGCGATCCCGGCTCGCGCGCGAAAATCGGCGTGATTTCCCGCGATTCCTCGGTCGATCCGGTCGGCGCCTGCGTCGGTATGCGCGGTTCGCGCGTGCAGGCGGTGGTGAACGAATTGCAGGGCGAGAAGATCGACATCATCCCCTGGTCGCCGGACATCGCGACCTTCGTGGTCAACGCGCTGGCGCCGGCCGAGGTCTCCAAGGTCGTCATCGACGAAGACCGCGAGCGCATCGAGGTCGTCGTGCCCGACACCAACAACCAGCTCTCGCTGGCGATCGGCCGCCGCGGCCAGAATGTGCGTCTGGCCTCGCAGCTCACCGGCTGGGACATCGACATCCTGACTGAGCAGGAGGAATCGGAGCGCCGCCAGGCCGATTTCGAGAACTCCACCCGCGTCTTCATGGAATCGCTCAATGTCGACGAAGTGGTCGGCCAATTGCTGGCGTCCGAAGGCTTCACCTCGGTCGAGGAACTCGCGATGGTGGACGTCAAGGAACTCGCCGGTATTGAAGGGTTCGACGAGGAGACCGCGCAGGAACTCCAGAACCGCGCCCGTGAATATCTCGAACAGCTGGAAGCCGAGCTCGAGGCCAGGCGCAAGGAGCTCGGCGTCGAGGACGCCGTGAAGGACGTGCCCGGCGTCACCTCGAAGATGCTGGTGAAGTTCGGCGAGAACGACATCAAGTCGGTCGACGACCTCGCCGGTTGCGCCACGGACGATCTGGTCGGCTGGACCGAGCGCAAGGAAGGCGGCGAGCAGACCAAATATCCGGGCGCGCTCGATGGCCTCGAAATTTCCCGTGACGATGCCGAAGCAATGATCATGCAGGCCCGTGTCAAGGCCGGCTGGATCACCGAGGCCGATCTCGCTAAGCCCGCCGAAGAGGCCGAGGCGACCGAAGATCAGCCGGCTTAA
- a CDS encoding RNA-binding protein, with product MLADTDPELDHGPRTERSATMRMCAVSREVRPIDELIRFVVSPQGHIVPDLKRKLPGRGMWVTASREVVAEAVRRHHFTKAFKRELRIPQTLPAEIEALLVRSVVESLGIAAKARQIVAGFGKVESALREGTVEVLIHASDGAADGIRKLDMLARQNEGNRGARPQIPVVTALKSTELDLALTRSNVIHAALLAGPASKSFLSRSQMLVRYRMADADRTAEKPGQDF from the coding sequence ATGCTCGCCGATACTGACCCCGAACTCGACCATGGGCCGCGGACCGAAAGGTCCGCGACCATGCGGATGTGTGCGGTCAGCCGCGAGGTCCGGCCGATCGACGAGCTGATCCGCTTCGTCGTCTCGCCGCAAGGGCACATAGTTCCCGATCTCAAGCGCAAGCTTCCCGGACGTGGCATGTGGGTCACCGCCTCGCGCGAGGTGGTTGCGGAAGCCGTTCGGCGTCACCATTTTACCAAAGCCTTCAAGCGCGAGCTGCGCATTCCTCAAACGCTTCCCGCCGAGATCGAGGCGCTCCTGGTCCGGAGCGTGGTCGAATCCCTTGGGATTGCTGCCAAGGCGCGCCAGATCGTGGCCGGTTTCGGCAAGGTCGAAAGCGCGCTTCGGGAAGGTACGGTCGAGGTCCTGATCCATGCCAGCGACGGGGCCGCGGACGGAATCCGCAAATTGGACATGCTGGCGCGTCAAAATGAGGGAAATCGCGGCGCCAGGCCGCAGATTCCCGTCGTCACCGCACTAAAATCGACAGAATTGGATTTGGCACTTACCCGGTCAAATGTGATACATGCTGCCCTGCTCGCGGGCCCGGCGAGCAAGTCATTCCTGTCACGTAGCCAGATGCTGGTCCGATACCGGATGGCGGACGCTGACAGGACTGCCGAAAAGCCCGGCCAGGATTTCTGA
- the infB gene encoding translation initiation factor IF-2, translated as MVDTKTPGDKKLSVPSKTLSLKPRVETGTVRQSFSHGRSKQVVVEKRGKRRVDGSPEPQVAEVAKPAPAAAPKPAPARPAPPRNAGSGVVLRTLTEDERSARASALADAKVREVEERRHAEEEAQRRAVRESAERADREAAEARRKAEEERHRHEEEAKRKAETEAKKRFGEGEQPQSAARPATATSAAPAARPGAPTARPGTTTTARPGTTTARPGTTTQRPGGPVGRAPAVAAGPDEDEGPRQIRRGPGGAARPVVAPKPTHKPGPQKERGRLTVVTAFNADDVRERSIASFRRRTQRLKGHAANEPKEKLIREVVIPEAITIQELANRMSERAVEIIRMLMKQGAIHKITDVIDADTAQLIAEELGHTVKRVAASDVEEGLFDAIDDSTDTEPRSPVVTVMGHVDHGKTSLLDALRHANVVSGEAGGITQHIGAYQVLSPESGKKITFIDTPGHAAFTAMRARGAKVTDIVVLVVAADDGVMPQTIEAINHAKAARVPIIVAINKIDKPDAKPERVRTELLQHEVQVESFGGEVVDVEVSAKNKTNLDKLLEMIALQADILDLKTNSDRPAEGTVIEAKLDRGRGPVATVLVQRGTLRVGDIIVAGAEMGRVRALISDQGETVQEAGPSVPVEVLGFNGPPEAGDRLAVVENEARARQVTSYRAHQKRENAAASISGMRGSLEQMMSQLKTAGRKEFPLIIKADVQGSLEAILGSLEKLGTDEVAARILHAGVGGISESDVTLAEGFNAAIIGFSVRANKEAAAAAKRNGIEIRYYNIIYDLVDDVKKAMSGLLAPTLRETMLGNAAILEIFNISKVGKVAGCRVTDGTVERGANVRLIRDNVVVHEGKLSTLKRFKDEVKEVQSGQECGMAFENYHDMRAGDVIECYRVETIQRSL; from the coding sequence ATGGTTGATACCAAGACCCCTGGCGACAAGAAGCTGAGCGTTCCGAGCAAGACGCTATCGCTCAAGCCGCGCGTCGAAACGGGCACCGTGCGCCAGAGCTTCAGTCATGGCCGTAGCAAGCAGGTCGTGGTCGAGAAGCGTGGCAAGCGCCGTGTCGACGGCAGCCCCGAGCCGCAGGTCGCCGAGGTGGCGAAACCCGCGCCGGCCGCCGCGCCCAAGCCCGCTCCGGCCCGCCCCGCGCCGCCGCGCAACGCCGGCTCCGGCGTGGTGCTGCGTACGCTGACCGAGGACGAACGTTCCGCCCGCGCCAGCGCGCTGGCCGATGCCAAGGTGCGCGAAGTCGAAGAGCGCCGCCATGCCGAGGAAGAGGCCCAGCGCCGCGCGGTCCGCGAAAGCGCCGAGCGTGCCGATCGCGAGGCCGCGGAAGCCCGCCGCAAGGCCGAGGAGGAGCGTCACCGCCACGAAGAGGAAGCCAAGCGGAAGGCCGAAACCGAGGCCAAGAAGCGTTTTGGCGAAGGCGAGCAACCGCAATCCGCGGCGCGCCCTGCAACGGCGACCTCGGCCGCTCCTGCAGCGCGGCCCGGAGCGCCCACGGCGCGACCCGGCACAACCACCACGGCACGCCCGGGAACAACGACCGCGCGGCCGGGAACGACCACGCAGCGCCCGGGAGGCCCGGTGGGCCGCGCCCCCGCTGTCGCAGCCGGACCGGACGAGGACGAGGGTCCGCGCCAGATCCGTCGCGGCCCCGGCGGCGCTGCGCGGCCTGTGGTCGCTCCCAAGCCCACCCACAAGCCCGGCCCGCAGAAGGAGCGCGGCCGCCTGACGGTCGTCACCGCCTTCAACGCCGACGACGTCCGCGAGCGCTCCATCGCCTCGTTCCGCCGCCGCACCCAGCGCCTGAAGGGCCATGCCGCGAACGAGCCGAAAGAAAAGCTCATCCGCGAGGTGGTCATTCCGGAAGCGATCACGATCCAGGAGCTCGCCAACCGCATGTCGGAGCGCGCGGTGGAAATCATCCGCATGCTGATGAAGCAGGGCGCGATCCACAAGATCACCGACGTGATCGATGCCGACACCGCGCAGCTGATCGCCGAGGAGCTTGGTCACACCGTCAAGCGCGTTGCCGCGTCCGACGTTGAAGAAGGCCTGTTCGACGCCATCGATGATTCCACCGACACCGAGCCGCGCTCGCCGGTGGTGACCGTGATGGGCCACGTCGACCACGGCAAGACCTCGCTGCTCGACGCGCTCCGTCATGCCAACGTCGTCTCCGGCGAAGCCGGCGGCATCACCCAGCATATCGGCGCCTATCAGGTGCTGTCGCCCGAAAGCGGCAAGAAGATCACCTTCATCGACACGCCCGGCCACGCCGCGTTCACCGCGATGCGCGCCCGCGGCGCCAAGGTGACCGACATCGTCGTGCTGGTGGTTGCGGCCGACGACGGCGTGATGCCGCAGACGATCGAAGCCATCAACCACGCCAAGGCGGCGCGGGTGCCGATCATTGTTGCCATCAACAAGATCGACAAGCCCGACGCCAAGCCCGAGCGCGTGCGCACCGAGCTGCTCCAGCACGAGGTGCAGGTGGAATCCTTCGGCGGCGAAGTCGTCGACGTCGAAGTGTCGGCGAAGAACAAGACCAATCTCGACAAGCTGCTCGAGATGATCGCGCTCCAGGCCGACATCCTCGACCTCAAGACCAATTCGGATCGTCCGGCCGAAGGCACCGTGATCGAAGCCAAGCTCGATCGTGGCCGCGGCCCGGTCGCGACCGTTCTGGTCCAGCGCGGCACGCTCCGTGTCGGCGACATCATCGTCGCCGGCGCCGAAATGGGCCGCGTCCGCGCGCTGATCTCGGATCAGGGCGAGACGGTGCAGGAGGCAGGTCCATCGGTGCCGGTCGAGGTGCTCGGCTTCAACGGTCCGCCGGAAGCCGGCGATCGTCTCGCCGTGGTCGAGAACGAAGCCCGCGCCCGCCAGGTCACCAGCTACCGCGCGCACCAGAAGCGCGAGAACGCGGCTGCCTCGATCTCCGGCATGCGCGGCTCGCTCGAGCAGATGATGTCGCAGTTGAAGACGGCGGGCCGCAAGGAATTCCCGCTGATCATCAAGGCCGACGTGCAGGGCTCGCTGGAAGCGATCCTCGGCTCGCTGGAGAAGCTCGGCACGGACGAAGTCGCCGCGCGTATCCTGCATGCGGGTGTCGGCGGCATCTCGGAATCGGACGTAACGCTTGCGGAAGGCTTCAACGCCGCGATCATCGGCTTCTCGGTTCGTGCGAACAAGGAGGCCGCTGCGGCCGCCAAGCGCAACGGCATCGAGATCCGTTACTACAACATCATCTACGACCTCGTGGACGACGTGAAGAAGGCCATGAGCGGCCTGCTCGCGCCGACCCTGCGGGAAACCATGCTCGGCAATGCCGCGATCCTGGAGATCTTCAACATCTCCAAGGTCGGCAAGGTCGCCGGCTGCCGCGTCACCGACGGCACCGTGGAACGCGGCGCCAACGTGCGCCTGATCCGCGACAACGTCGTCGTGCACGAAGGCAAGCTGTCGACGCTGAAGCGCTTCAAGGACGAAGTGAAGGAAGTCCAGTCCGGTCAGGAATGCGGCATGGCCTTCGAAAACTATCACGACATGCGCGCCGGTGACGTCATTGAGTGTTACCGCGTGGAGACGATCCAGCGCTCCCTGTAA
- the rbfA gene encoding 30S ribosome-binding factor RbfA: MPRHHQKKSSASGGSQRQLRVGEQVRHAIAEILAQGSVHDADLEGHIITVPEVRMSPDLKLATVYVMPLGGRDTEIVLAALERNKKFLRGEVARRVNLKFAPDLRFRVDERFDEAERIEKLLRTPAVQKDLEQDPDSDREEER, translated from the coding sequence ATGCCCCGCCATCATCAGAAAAAGAGTTCCGCGTCCGGCGGCTCGCAACGTCAGTTGCGGGTCGGCGAGCAGGTTCGCCATGCGATAGCCGAGATTCTGGCGCAAGGCAGCGTGCATGATGCTGACCTCGAAGGCCACATCATCACCGTGCCGGAGGTGCGGATGTCGCCCGACCTGAAGCTCGCGACAGTCTACGTGATGCCGCTCGGTGGTCGCGACACCGAGATCGTCCTCGCTGCGCTCGAGCGCAACAAGAAATTCCTGCGCGGCGAGGTCGCGCGGCGCGTTAACCTGAAATTTGCACCTGACCTTCGCTTCCGCGTCGACGAACGATTCGACGAAGCGGAACGGATCGAGAAGCTTTTGCGAACACCCGCGGTGCAGAAGGACCTGGAACAGGATCCGGATTCGGATCGGGAAGAAGAACGATGA
- the truB gene encoding tRNA pseudouridine(55) synthase TruB has product MTMDPAHGTIGGEEADQLDVQKNSFADMSGNSQPPQEPRRVNNDPRANKQKGNQPRRDRRDVHGWVVLDKPIGMTSTQAVAVLKRLFNAKRAGHAGTLDPLASGGLPIALGEATKTVPFVMDGRKRYRFTVCWGEERDTDDIEGRATATSDQRPTREAIEALLPRFTGVIQQIPPRYSAIKVQGERAYDLARDGEIVELAPRPVEIHRLSLVDQPDSDRAVFEAECGKGTYVRALARDMGRILGTYGHICALRRTLVGPFGENDMIPLDQLEALCDRAASGEGSLADALMPVETALDDIPALAVTRADAARLHRGQAVLLRGRDAPTCSGTVYVTVAGRLLALAEVGNGEIIPKRVFNLTGLTASADRNERN; this is encoded by the coding sequence ATGACGATGGACCCGGCTCACGGCACGATCGGCGGCGAAGAGGCCGATCAGCTCGACGTGCAGAAAAATAGTTTTGCGGACATGAGCGGCAATTCTCAGCCGCCTCAGGAGCCGCGCCGCGTCAACAACGATCCGCGCGCCAACAAGCAGAAGGGCAACCAGCCGCGCCGCGACCGCCGCGACGTTCACGGCTGGGTGGTGCTCGACAAGCCGATCGGCATGACCTCGACGCAGGCCGTTGCCGTGCTCAAGCGCCTGTTCAACGCCAAGCGCGCCGGCCATGCCGGCACGCTCGATCCGCTCGCCTCCGGCGGCCTGCCGATCGCGCTCGGCGAGGCCACCAAGACCGTTCCCTTCGTCATGGACGGCCGCAAGCGCTACCGGTTCACGGTATGCTGGGGCGAGGAGCGCGACACCGACGACATCGAGGGCCGGGCGACCGCAACCTCGGACCAGCGCCCGACCCGGGAGGCCATCGAGGCCCTGCTGCCCCGTTTCACGGGGGTGATCCAGCAGATCCCGCCGCGCTATTCCGCGATCAAGGTCCAGGGCGAGCGCGCTTACGACCTGGCCCGCGACGGCGAGATCGTGGAACTGGCCCCCCGTCCGGTCGAGATTCATCGTTTAAGCCTTGTAGATCAACCGGATAGCGACCGGGCCGTGTTCGAGGCCGAGTGCGGCAAGGGCACCTATGTCCGCGCGCTGGCCCGCGATATGGGCCGGATTCTCGGCACTTACGGTCATATCTGCGCGCTGCGGCGGACCCTGGTCGGCCCATTTGGCGAGAACGACATGATTCCGCTGGATCAGTTGGAGGCTTTGTGCGATAGAGCCGCGTCCGGCGAGGGTAGCCTCGCCGACGCGCTTATGCCCGTTGAGACCGCGCTGGACGACATCCCGGCACTGGCCGTCACTCGGGCTGATGCGGCAAGGCTCCATCGGGGCCAAGCCGTTTTGTTGCGCGGACGGGATGCGCCCACTTGTAGCGGCACAGTCTATGTCACGGTGGCAGGCCGGCTTCTCGCGCTTGCCGAAGTCGGCAATGGCGAAATCATCCCCAAGCGTGTGTTCAACCTGACCGGCCTGACTGCCAGCGCCGATCGCAACGAGAGAAATTGA
- the rpsO gene encoding 30S ribosomal protein S15: protein MSIAAERKAEVIKTNANKAGDTGSPEVQVAILSERIANLTNHFKTHVKDNHSRRGLLKLVSTRRSLLDYVKKKDEARYKALLEKHNIRR from the coding sequence ATGTCGATTGCCGCAGAACGCAAAGCGGAAGTCATCAAGACGAATGCCAACAAGGCCGGCGATACCGGCTCGCCAGAGGTTCAGGTCGCGATCCTGTCGGAACGCATCGCCAACCTCACCAACCATTTCAAGACCCACGTGAAGGACAACCATTCGCGTCGCGGTCTCTTGAAGCTGGTCTCGACCCGCCGCTCGCTCCTCGACTATGTGAAGAAGAAGGACGAGGCGCGTTACAAGGCGCTGCTCGAGAAGCACAACATTCGTCGTTAA
- the pnp gene encoding polyribonucleotide nucleotidyltransferase, with the protein MFNKHSVEIDWGGRPLKLETGKIARQADGAVVATYGETVVLATVVAAKSPREGVDFLPLTVDYQEKTYAAGRIPGGYFKREGRPTEKETLVSRLIDRPIRPLFVDGWRNETQVIVTVLSHDMENDPDIVALVASSAALTLSGAPFKGPIGAARVGFANDEFILNPTLDEMVDTQLDLVVAGTADAVLMVESEAKELNEEIMLGAVMFGHRHFQPVINAIIELAEKAAKEPREVTTIDNSALEKEMLGMVEQELRAAYAIPVKQDRYAAVGKVKEKVIAHYFPEGQEPKYDKLRIGGVFKELEAKIVRWNILDTGKRIDGRDSKTVRNIVAEVGVLPRAHGSALFTRGETQALVVTTLGTGEDEQYIDALSGTYKETFLLHYNFPPYSVGETGRLGGTKRREIGHGKLAWRAIHPVLPPHHEFPYTTRVVSEITESNGSSSMASVCGASLALMDAGVPLKRPTAGIAMGLILEDKRFAVLSDILGDEDHLGDMDFKVAGTEQGITSLQMDIKIEGITEEIMKVALGQAKDGRIYILGEMSKALTNARAELGEYAPRIETFKIATDKIREVIGTGGKVIREIVEKTGAKVNIEDDGTVKVASNDGEAMKAAIKWIKSIASDPEVGQIYDGTVVKVMEFGAFVNFFGSKDGLVHISQLASARVQKTSDVVKEGDKVKVKLLGFDDRGKTRLSMKVVDQETGEDLEGKGESQQPAREAAGE; encoded by the coding sequence ATGTTCAATAAGCATTCAGTCGAGATCGACTGGGGTGGACGCCCTCTCAAGCTCGAAACCGGCAAGATCGCCCGCCAGGCCGATGGCGCAGTCGTCGCGACCTACGGCGAGACCGTGGTGCTCGCCACCGTCGTTGCCGCGAAGTCGCCGCGCGAAGGCGTCGACTTCCTGCCGCTGACCGTCGACTACCAGGAGAAGACCTACGCGGCCGGCCGCATTCCCGGCGGCTATTTCAAGCGCGAGGGTCGTCCGACCGAGAAGGAAACGCTGGTCTCCCGCCTGATCGACCGTCCGATCCGTCCGCTGTTCGTCGACGGCTGGCGCAACGAGACCCAGGTGATCGTCACCGTGCTCTCGCACGACATGGAGAACGATCCCGATATCGTCGCGCTGGTGGCCTCGTCGGCTGCGCTGACCTTGTCGGGCGCTCCCTTCAAAGGCCCGATCGGCGCCGCGCGCGTCGGCTTCGCCAATGACGAGTTCATCCTCAACCCGACTCTCGACGAGATGGTCGACACCCAGCTCGACCTCGTCGTCGCCGGCACCGCGGACGCGGTGCTGATGGTGGAATCGGAGGCCAAGGAGCTGAACGAAGAGATCATGCTCGGCGCCGTGATGTTCGGTCACCGCCACTTCCAGCCGGTGATCAACGCGATCATCGAGCTCGCCGAGAAGGCTGCGAAGGAGCCGCGCGAGGTCACCACGATCGACAATTCGGCGCTCGAAAAGGAAATGCTCGGCATGGTCGAGCAGGAACTGCGCGCCGCCTACGCCATTCCGGTCAAGCAGGATCGCTACGCCGCGGTCGGCAAGGTCAAGGAAAAGGTGATCGCGCACTACTTCCCCGAAGGCCAGGAGCCCAAATACGACAAGCTGCGCATCGGCGGCGTGTTCAAGGAGCTCGAAGCCAAGATCGTTCGCTGGAACATTCTCGACACCGGCAAGCGCATCGACGGCCGCGATTCCAAGACCGTGCGCAACATCGTCGCCGAAGTCGGCGTGCTGCCCCGCGCTCACGGCTCGGCGCTGTTCACCCGCGGCGAGACCCAGGCGCTGGTCGTGACCACGCTCGGCACCGGCGAGGACGAGCAGTACATCGACGCGCTGTCGGGAACGTACAAAGAGACGTTCCTGCTGCACTACAACTTCCCTCCCTACTCGGTCGGTGAGACCGGCCGCCTCGGCGGCACCAAGCGCCGCGAGATCGGCCACGGCAAGCTCGCCTGGCGCGCGATCCACCCGGTGCTGCCGCCGCACCACGAATTCCCCTACACCACGCGCGTGGTGTCGGAGATCACCGAATCCAACGGCTCCTCGTCGATGGCATCGGTCTGCGGCGCCTCGCTCGCGCTGATGGACGCCGGCGTGCCGTTGAAGCGGCCGACCGCGGGCATCGCAATGGGCCTGATCCTCGAAGACAAGCGCTTCGCGGTTCTCTCGGACATCCTTGGTGACGAGGACCATCTCGGCGACATGGACTTCAAGGTCGCCGGTACCGAGCAGGGCATCACCTCGCTCCAGATGGACATCAAGATCGAGGGCATCACCGAGGAGATCATGAAGGTCGCGCTCGGCCAGGCCAAGGATGGGCGTATCTACATTCTCGGCGAGATGTCGAAGGCGCTCACCAACGCGCGTGCCGAGCTCGGCGAATACGCGCCGCGCATCGAGACCTTCAAGATCGCCACCGACAAGATCCGCGAAGTGATCGGCACCGGCGGCAAGGTGATCCGCGAGATCGTCGAGAAGACCGGTGCCAAGGTCAATATCGAGGACGACGGCACCGTGAAGGTCGCCTCCAACGACGGCGAGGCCATGAAGGCCGCGATCAAGTGGATCAAGTCGATCGCCTCCGATCCGGAAGTCGGCCAGATCTATGACGGCACCGTCGTCAAGGTGATGGAGTTCGGCGCTTTCGTGAACTTCTTCGGCTCCAAGGACGGTCTGGTCCACATCAGCCAGCTCGCTTCGGCGCGCGTGCAGAAGACCTCCGACGTCGTCAAGGAAGGCGACAAGGTCAAGGTCAAGCTGCTCGGCTTCGACGACCGCGGCAAGACCCGCCTGTCGATGAAAGTGGTCGACCAGGAGACGGGCGAAGACCTCGAGGGCAAGGGCGAGAGCCAGCAGCCCGCGCGCGAAGCGGCCGGCGAGTAA